A window of the Citrus sinensis cultivar Valencia sweet orange chromosome 9, DVS_A1.0, whole genome shotgun sequence genome harbors these coding sequences:
- the LOC102620225 gene encoding glutamate synthase 1 [NADH], chloroplastic isoform X1: MSATASSSFVQLRANSSLTSLSRKSGYPQSNIVSPLSSGGRAKAARCAAAKKSTVLERRFFGNQLRLAGSERVHLWRSDGPGKSPKLRVVVRSALSGVPEKPLGLYDPKFDKDSCGVGFVAELSGESSRKTITDALEMLVRMAHRGACGCETNTGDGAGILVALPHDFFKEAAKNVGFQLPPPGEYAVGMFFLPQSENRREESKKVFTKVAESLGHTVLGWRAVPTDNSGLGNSALQTEPVVEQVFLTPSLRSKVDFENQMYILRRVSMAAIRESLNLEHGGAKDFYICSLSSRTVVYKGQLKPIQMKDYYYADLGNERFTSYMALIHSRFSTNTFPSWDRAQPMRILGHNGEINTLRGNVNWMKAREGLLKCKELGLSKDEMKKLLPIVDVSSSDSGAFDGVLELLVRAGRSLPEAVMMMIPEAWQNDKNMDPQRKALYEYFSALMEPWDGPALISFTDGRYLGATLDRNGLRPGRFYITHSGRVIMASEVGVVDIPPEDVLRKGRLNPGMMLLVDFEKRIVVDDEALKQQYSLARPYGEWLQRQKIELKNIVESIHKSERVSPGIAGVLPASNDDDNMENMGIHGLLAPLKAFGYTVEALEMLMLPMAKDGTEALGSMGNDAPLAVMSNREKLTFEYFKQMFAQVTNPPIDPIREKIVTSMECMIGPEGVLTETTEEQCHRLSLKGPLLSIEEMEAIKRMNYRGWRSKVLDITYSKDHGRRGLEETLDRICAEARDAIKEGYTLLVLSDRAFSSKRVAVSSLLAVGAVHHHLVKNLERTRIGLIVESAEPREVHHFCTLVGFGADAICPYLATEAIWRLQVDGKIPPKASGEFHSKDELVKKYFKASNYGMMKVLAKMGISTLASYKGAQIFEALGLSSEVIEKCFAGTPSRVDGATFEVLASDALHLHELAFPTRILPPGSAEAVALPNPGDYHWRKGGEIHLNDPLAIAKLQEAARGNSVAAYKEYSKRIQELNKTCNLRGLLKFKEADVKIPLEEVEPASEIVKRFCTGAMSYGSISLEAHTTLATAMNKIGGKSNTGEGGEQPSRMEPLSDGSMNPKRSAIKQVASGRFGVSSYYLTNADELQIKMAQGAKPGEGGELPGHKVIGDIAVTRNSTAGVGLISPPPHHDIYSIEDLAQLIYDLKNANPGARISVKLVSEAGVGVIASGVVKGHADHVLISGHDGGTGASRWTGIKNAGLPWELGLAETHQTLVANDLRGRTILQTDGQLKTGRDVAIAALLGAEEFGFSTAPLITLGCIMMRKCHKNTCPVGIATQDPVLREKFAGEPEHVINFFFMLAEELREIMSQLGFRTITEMIGRSDMLEVDKEVTKTNEKLENIDLSLLLRPAADLRPEAAQYCVQKQDHGLDMALDQKLIKLSKAALEKALPVYIETPVCNVNRAVGTMLSHEVTKRYHLVGLPADTIHIKLTGSAGQSVGAFLCPGILLELEGDSNDYVGKGLSGGKIVAYPPKGSLFDPKVNIVIGNVALYGATSGEAYFNGMAAERFCVRNSGARAVVEGVGDHGCEYMTGGTVVVLGKTGRNFAAGMSGGIAYVLDVDGKFRSRCNPELVDLDKVEEEEDIITLRMMIQQHQRYTNSQLAKEVLADFENLLPKFIKVFPRDYKRVLASMKVAAAQEAAEDAVKDAEEPDEADFKEKDAFEELKKMAIASLNEKSNQEAEQVEPTKRPSRVADAVKHRGFIAYEREGVQYRDPNIRMNDWKEVMEESKPGPLLKTQSARCMDCGTPFCHQENSGCPLGNKIPEFNELVYQNRWREALDRLLETNNFPEFTGRVCPAPCEGSCVLGIIENPVSIKNIECAIIDKAFEEGWMVPRPPPRRTGKRVAIVGSGPAGLAAADQLNKMGHLVTVYERADRIGGLMMYGVPNMKADKVDVVQRRVNLMAEEGVKFVVNANVGIDPMYSLDQLREENDAIVLAVGSTKPRDLPVPGRDLSGIHFAMEFLHSNTKSLLDSNLEDDSYISAKGKKVVVIGGGDTGTDCIGTSIRHGCSSIVNLELLPQPPQTRAPGNPWPQWPRVFRVDYGHQEVAAKFGKDPRSYEVLTKRFIGDENGVVKGLEIVRVHWEKDTSGKFQFKEVEGSEEIIGADLVLLAMGFLGPEATVAEKLGLERDNRSNFKAEYGRFATSVDGVFAAGDCRRGQSLVVWAISEGRQAAAQVDNYLSSSSDSQEEDFVKMQQGFTKRPQDLNKKQQHIVMT; encoded by the exons ATGTCGGCAACGGCCTCGAGCTCTTTCGTCCAACTACGAGCGAATTCCTCGCTTACTTCGCTTAGCAGAAAGTCCGGTTATCCTCAGTCGAATATTGTCAGTCCTCTGTCTAGCGGAGGCAGAGCGAAGGCCGCACGATGCGCGGCGGCGAAAAAATCGACGGTTTTGGAGAGGAGATTCTTCGGAAACCAGCTGCGCTTGGCCGGATCAGAGCGGGTGCACTTGTGGCGCTCTGACGGTCCAGGAAAGTCACCGAAGCTTCGAGTGGTGGTCCGGTCGGCATTGTCTGGAGTTCCAGAGAAGCCGCTCGGATTATACGATCCAAAGTTTGATAAGGACTCGTGCGGTGTCGGGTTTGTCGCGGAATTGTCCGGCGAAAGCAGCCgcaaaacg ATAACGGATGCTTTAGAAATGTTGGTACGGATGGCGCATAGAGGTGCTTGTGGATGTGAAACTAATACTGGTGATGGAGCAGGAATTCTCGTTGCTCTTCCACACGATTTCTTTAAGGAg GCTGCCAAGAATGTTGGTTTTCAACTTCCCCCGCCTGGTGAGTATGCTGTTGGTATGTTCTTTTTGCCCCAATCTGAGAACCGGAGGGAGGAAAGCAAGAAAGTATTTACTAAG GTTGCCGAGTCTTTGGGCCATACAGTTCTTGGCTGGCGGGCTGTGCCAACTGATAATTCTGGATTGGGCAATTCTGCCCTGCAAACAGAGCCAGTGGTGGAGCAAGTGTTCCTTACACCCTCCCTTAGGTCAAAAgttgattttgagaatcag ATGTACATACTCAGGAGGGTTTCAATGGCTGCTATAAGAGAGTCATTAAACCTTGAACATGGGGGTGCAAAGGACTTCTATATATGTTCCCTTTCCTCACG GACTGTTGTTTACAAAGGTCAGTTAAAACCCATTCAGATGAAGGATTACTATTATGCAGATCTTGGCAATGAAAGGTTTACGAGCTACATGGCCCTG ATACATTCACGATTTTCTACAAATACGTTTCCTAGCTGGGATCGTGCTCAACCCATGCGTATCTTGGGCCATAATGGGGAAATTAACACCCTACGAGGCAATGTAAACTG GATGAAGGCACGCGAGGGTCTACTTAAGTGCAAGGAACTTGGCCTGTCCAAGGATGAGATGAAGAAGCTTCTGCCAATTGTAGATGTTAGTTCATCTGATTCAG GAGCTTTTGATGGTGTCCTTGAGCTTCTGGTTCGAGCTGGTAGAAGTCTTCCTGAAGCCGTAATGATGATGATCCCTGAAGCGTGGCAAAATGATAAGAACATGGATCCTCAGAGGAAGGCCTTGTATGAATACTTCTCAGCTCTTATGGAGCCATGGGATGGACCCGCCCTTATATCAT TTACTGATGGCCGTTATCTGGGAGCTACCTTGGATCGCAATGGACTGCGTCCTGGTCGATTCTACATCACTCACAGTGGACGGGTTATCATGGCTAGTGAAGTTGGTGTAGTGGATATTCCCCCTGAAGATGTTCTCAGAAAAGGAAGACTTAACCCTGGTATGATGCTTCTGGTAGATTTTGAGAAGCGCATTGTTGTAGATGATGAAGCCTTGAAGCAGCAATATTCACTGGCAAGGCCTTATGGGGAGTGGCTTCAGAGGCAAAAGATAGAACTCAAGAATATAGTTGAATCCATTCACAAATCTGAAAGGGTTTCTCCTGGCATAGCCGGAGTTCTACCT GCATCTAATGACGATGACAACATGGAGAATATGGGCATTCATGGTTTATTGGCTCCATTAAAAGCTTTTGG TTACACTGTTGAAGCTTTGGAAATGTTGATGCTTCCCATGGCAAAAGATGGCACAGAGGCTCTTGGTTCAATGGGCAATGATGCACCCTTGGCAGTAATGTCTAATAGAGAAAAACTCACTTTTGAGTACTTCAAGCAAATGTTTGCTCAAGTAACAAATCCTCCAATTGATCCCATCCGAGAAAAGATAGTTACTTCCATGGAGTGCATGATTGGTCCAGAAGGTGTCCTGACAGAAACAACTGAGGAACAATGTCATCGCCTCTCTCTAAAAGGTCCTCTATTGTCTATTGAAGAGATGGAAGCAATTAAAAGGATGAATTATAGAGGTTGGCGAAGCAAGGTTCTCGACATAACTTATTCAAAGGACCATGGGAGGAGGGGATTGGAGGAGACTCTGGACAGGATTTGTGCTGAAGCACGTGATGCAATCAAGGAGGGTTATACGTTATTAGTTCTTTCAGACAGAG CTTTCTCATCGAAGCGTGTTGCTGTGAGCTCCCTCCTAGCCGTTGGTGCTGTCCATCACCATCTTGTCAAAAATCTTGAGCGCACTCGGATAGGATTGATAGTTGAATCGGCTGAACCAAGAGAAGTGCATCATTTCTGTACACTGGTTGGATTTGGTGCAGATGCTATATGCCCTTACCTGGCGACAGAGGCAATTTGGAGATTGCAAGTTGATGGAAAAATTCCACCAAAAGCTAGTGGTGAATTTCATTCAAAGGATGAGCTGGTCAAGAAGTACTTCAAAGCAAGCAACTATGGAATGATGAAAGTTCTTGCGAAAATGGGGATTTCCACTTTGGCTTCGTATAAGGGTGCTCAGATTTTTGAAGCTTTGGGCCTTTCATCAGAAGTGATAGAAAAGTGCTTTGCAGGAACTCCTAGCAGAGTAGACGGAGCAACATTTGAGGTGCTTGCCAGTGACGCTCTTCACTTGCATGAGTTGGCTTTTCCAACTCGGATTTTACCTCCTGGAAGTGCAGAAGCTGTAGCTCTGCCAAATCCTGGGGATTATCATTGGAGGAAAGGTGGTGAGATTCACTTGAATGATCCTCTTGCGATAGCAAAGTTGCAAGAAGCTGCAAGGGGTAACAGTGTTGCTGCTTATAAGGAATATTCCAAGCGCATCCaggaattaaataaaacctGCAATTTGCGGGGGctcttaaaatttaaggagGCAGATGTGAAAATACCGCTGGAGGAAGTAGAACCAGCCAGTGAAATTGTAAAACGGTTCTGTACGGGGGCCATGAGTTATGGATCTATATCATTGGAAGCGCACACAACACTGGCGACTGCTATGAATAAAATTGGTGGTAAATCAAACACAG GTGAGGGAGGTGAGCAACCATCTCGTATGGAGCCTCTTTCTGATGGTTCCATGAATCCAAAAAGAAGTGCGATCAAGCAGGTCGCAAGTGGAAGATTCGGAGTGTCAAGTTACTACCTAACAAATGCTGATGaactacaaataaaaatggcTCAG GGAGCCAAGCCTGGTGAAGGTGGTGAACTTCCTGGCCACAAGGTTATAGGAGACATTGCTGTCACCAGAAATTCTACGGCTGGGGTGGGACTTATCAGTCCACCCCCGCATCATGATATATATTCAATTGAAGACCTTGCCCAATTGATATACGATCTTAAG AATGCCAATCCTGGGGCTCGGATAAGTGTGAAGTTAGTATCTGAAGCTGGTGTGGGAGTTATTGCCAGTGGGGTTGTGAAGGGGCACGCTGATCATGTCTTGATATCAGGTCATGATGGAGGTACTGGGGCTTCTCGATGGACTGGCATAAAAAATGCTGGCCTCCCATGGGAACTTGGTTTGGCTGAAACCCACCAAACTCTAGTTGCTAATGATCTTCGTGGCCGGACAATTCTCCAGACTGATGGTCAACTAAAAACTGGGAGAGATGTGGCCATTGCTGCACTTCTTGGTGCAGAAGAGTTTGGCTTCAGCACTGCACCACTTATTACGCTTGGCTGTATTATGATGCGGAAGTGCCACAAGAATACCTGTCCTGTTGGCATTGCAACTCAAGATCCAGTTCTTCGTGAAAAGTTTGCTGGAGAACCTGAGCACgtcattaatttcttttttatgctAGCTGAAGAGTTGAGGGAGATTATGTCTCAGCTTGGTTTCCGAACAATAACTGAGATGATTGGTCGTTCAGATATGCTTGAAGTTGACAAGGAAGTCACAAAGACCAATGAGAAGCTGGAGAATATTGATCTCTCCCTGTTACTTAGACCTGCTGCTGACTTACGGCCTGAAGCTGCTCAGTATTGTGTCCAAAAACAGGATCATGGCTTGGACATGGCTTTGGACCAAAAGCTTATCAAACTGTCCAAGGCTGCCTTGGAGAAAGCTCTTCCCGTGTACATTGAAACACCTGTCTGCAATGTGAACCGTGCTGTTGGGACAATGCTTAGCCATGAAGTGACTAAGCGTTACCACTTGGTGGGTCTTCCTGCGGATACCATTCACATAAAACTTACTGGAAGTGCAGGACAGAGCGTTGGAGCTTTCCTTTGCCCTGGCATCTTGTTGGAGCTTGAAGGTGACAGCAATGATTATGTTGGTAAAGGCTTATCAGGTGGCAAGATTGTTGCGTATCCTCCAAAGGGAAGTCTTTTTGATCCAAAGGTAAACATAGTCATCGGTAATGTGGCTCTCTATGGGGCTACAAGCGGAGAGGCATATTTTAATGGCATGGCAGCAGAAAGATTCTGTGTCCGTAATTCAGGGGCAAGGGCTGTTGTAGAAGGTGTTGGTGATCATGGATGTGAATACATGACAGGCGGGACGGTTGTTGTGCTCGGCAAAACTGGAAGGAATTTTGCAGCTGGTATGAGTGGTGGTATAGCTTATGTTCTTGATGTGGATGGAAAATTTAGATCTCGATGCAATCCTGAGCTTGTTGATCTTGATAaggttgaagaagaagaggataTTATAACTCTGAGAATGATGATACAGCAACATCAGCGTTACACAAACAGCCAGTTGGCCAAAGAAGTACTTGCTGACTTCGAGAATCTTTTGCCTAAATTTATAAAGGTTTTCCCTAGGGATTACAAACGTGTTCTTGCAAGCATGAAAGTAGCAGCTGCCCAAGAGGCAGCGGAAGATGCTGTTAAAGATGCTGAGGAGCCTGATGAGGCAGACTTCAAGGAGAAAGATGCCTTTGAGGAGCTCAAGAAGATGGCAATTGCATCTTTGAATGAGAAATCAAATCAG GAGGCAGAACAAGTTGAACCAACCAAGAGGCCTAGTCGAGTTGCTGATGCTGTTAAGCATCGAGGTTTTATTGCTTATGAGCGTGAGGGTGTTCAATATAGGGATCCTAACATTCGTATGAATGATTGGAAGGAAGTTATGGAGGAATCAAAACCTGGCCCTCTTCTGAAGACGCAGTCAGCCCGCTGTATGGATTGCGGTACTCCTTTCTGCCATCAG GAGAACTCTGGGTGTCCTCTTGGCAACAAAATACCAGAATTCAATGAGTTGGTGTACCAAAATAGGTGGCGTGAAGCACTAGATCGGCTTCTTGAGACAAATAACTTCCCAGAGTTTACTGGCCGAGTTTGTCCTGCTCCTTGCGAAGGTTCTTGTGTACTAGGCATTATTGAGAATCCTGTATCTATCAAGAATATTGAATGTGCCATTATAGATAAGGCCTTTGAAGAGGGGTGGATGGTGCCCCGCCCACCTCCAAGGAGAACTGG GAAAAGAGTTGCAATAGTTGGAAGTGGACCGGCTGGGTTGGCTGCAGCTGATCAGCTAAACAAAATGGGCCATTTGGTGACTGTCTATGAGCGTGCAGATCGAATTGGTGGGCTTATGATGTATGGTGTTCCCAACATGAAGGCTGACAAAGTAGATGTAGTGCAAAGGCGGGTTAACCTTATGGCCGAGGAAGGTGTCAAGTTTGTGGTGAATGCTAATGTTGGAATTGATCCTATGTACTCTCTTGATCAGCTTCGGGAGGAGAATGATGCTATTGTATTAGCAGTAGGCTCCACAAAACCTAG GGATCTTCCTGTACCCGGAAGGGATTTGTCAGGCATCCATTTTGCAATGGAGTTCCTTCATTCAAATACCAAAAGCTTGCTAGATAGCAATCTCGAGGATGATAGCTACATTTCTGCCAAGGGGAAGAAAGTAGTTGTTATTGGTGGAGGAGATACTGGTACGGACTGTATAGGTACATCTATTCGTCATGGTTGTAGTAGCATCGTAAATCTAGAGCTTCTCCCTCAGCCTCCACAAACTAGGGCTCCTGGCAACCCTTGGCCTCAG TGGCCTCGTGTATTCCGTGTAGACTATGGACACCAGGAAGTTGCTGCCAAATTCGGCAAAGACCCAAGGTCATATGAGGTATTGACAAAGCGGTTTATTGGAGATGAAAATGGGGTTGTGAAAGGACTAGAGATAGTACGTGTGCATTGGGAGAAGGATACTAGTGGGAAGTTTCAATTCAAAGAGGTTGAAGGCTCTGAGGAAATAATTGGGGCCGACCTAGTCCTTCTGGCCATGGGATTCCTTGGCCCTGAAGCG ACGGTGGCAGAAAAGTTGGGACTGGAGCGAGACAACCGATCAAATTTCAAGGCAGAATACGGTCGCTTTGCAACCAGTGTGGATGGTGTCTTTGCAGCTGGGGATTGCCGGCGTGGCCAGTCTCTTGTGGTATGGGCAATCTCAGAGGGCCGCCAAGCTGCTGCTCAAGTGGACAATTACCTCAGCTCTTCTAGCGACAGCCAAGAGGAGGATTTTGTCAAGATGCAACAAGGCTTCACCAAGAGGCCGCAAGACTTGAACAAGAAGCAGCAACACATTGTCATGACTTAG